A single region of the Gopherus evgoodei ecotype Sinaloan lineage chromosome 3, rGopEvg1_v1.p, whole genome shotgun sequence genome encodes:
- the LOC115647482 gene encoding nuclear receptor subfamily 0 group B member 2-like, with protein sequence MASQASLEKSRKCQCETSHPQSILYQILNKEEQDETRWHAQYYHPCYSISSAGCPCEGNRKVVLRTPEVTCMRASEVLLKTITFIRNLPSFYHLPQEDQALLVQQCWAPLFVLGLAQEWVNFELKEISVPSLLKKILLNQSLTDSDKVENSSLGASLADVQKMKNFLEKFWNSDICAKEYAYLKGIILFNPDLPGLRFRHYVQTLQQEAQRTLMEFSSMMYNRNLGRFAWILGLLTSLKAVNAETIAELFFRPILGEVNLNELLLETLYFKQDLL encoded by the exons ATGGCTAGTCAGGCCTCACTTGAGAAGTCTAGAAAATGCCAGTGTGAGACAAGTCATCCCCAGAGCATCCTTTACCAGATCCTTAACAAGGAAGAGCAGGATGAGACCAGATGGCATGCCCAGTACTACCATCCTTGCTACTCGATATCAAGTGCTGGCTGTCCCTGTGAGGGCAACAGGAAAGTTGTCCTCAGAACTCCAGAAGTCACCTGCATGAGAGCTTCTGAAGTGCTCttaaaaactataacttttaTAAGAAACTTGCCTTCTTTTTATCATTTGCCCCAGGAGGATCAGGCACTTCTAGTACAACAATGCTGGGCCCCTCTCTTTGTCTTGGGCCTGGCACAGGAGTGGGTGAATTTTGAACTGAAAGAGATTTCAGTCCCTAgtttgttgaaaaaaatccttctcAATCAGTCTCTGACAGATAGTGACAAAGTGGAGAACTCCTCCCTGGGAGCATCATTAGCAGACGTTCAGAAGATGAAGAATTTCCTGGAGAAGTTCTGGAATTCAGACATATGTGCAAAAGAATATGCCTATTTGAAAGGAATTATTCTCTTTAACCCTG ACCTGCCTGGCCTAAGATTTCGTCACTACGTGCAAACCCTGCAGCAGGAAGCCCAGCGCACTCTGATGGAATTTAGCTCAATGATGTACAACAGAAACCTTGGCAGATTTGCTTGGATTCTTGGGCTGCTCACCAGCCTCAAAGCCGTTAATGCCGAGACTAttgcagaactcttcttcagaccTATTTTAGGAGAGGTCAACCTAAATGAATTACTTCTAGAAACCCTGTATTTCAAGCAAGACTTACTTTAA